One window of Dioscorea cayenensis subsp. rotundata cultivar TDr96_F1 unplaced genomic scaffold, TDr96_F1_v2_PseudoChromosome.rev07_lg8_w22 25.fasta BLBR01001912.1, whole genome shotgun sequence genomic DNA carries:
- the LOC120257152 gene encoding uncharacterized PE-PGRS family protein PE_PGRS10-like encodes MGGQGQVFLGQMGGAGASFLGPMGGAARPMGARGKFFWAIGRPGASFYGPLGARGASFSGHWARRGKFLRANGRQGQVLRANGRQGQVFTGHWARRGKFFWANGRAGGKFLRANGRQGASFSRANGGRGKIFTGQWAAGARFSGPMGAQGARFSRPMGGREQVFLGHWAAGQVFTGHWWRGASFSGPLGGRGKFLRAIGRPGQVFLGQWAAGASFTGQWAGRGRVLRAIGRQGQVFLGQWAAGASFRAIGRGGKFFWAIGRAGQVFRANGRAGASFYGPLGGRGKFFWANGRRGKFFWANGRAGQVFTGHWARRGKVFLGHCACGGASFLGHWAWRGKFPRPLGAAGQVF; translated from the coding sequence ATGGGCGGCCAGGGGCAAGTTTTTCTGGGCCAAATGGGCGGCGCAGGGGCAAGTTTTCTCGGGCCAATGGGCGGGGCAGCTCGGCCAATGGGCGCCAGGGGCAagtttttctgggccattgggcgGCCGGGGGCAAGTTTTTACGGGCCATTGGGCGCGCGGGGAGCAAGTTTTTCGGGCCATTGGGCGCGCAGGGGCAAGTTTTTACGGGCCAATGGGCGGCAGGGGCAAGTTTTACGGGCCAATGGGCGGCAGGGGCAAGTTTTTACGGGCCATTGGGCGCGCAGGGGCAAGTTTTTCTGGGCCAATGGGCGCGCGGGAGGCAAGTTTTTACGGGCCAATGGGCGGCAGGGGGCAAGTTTTTCTCGGGCCAATGGTGGCAGGGGCAAGATTTTTACGGGCCAATGGGCGGCAGGGGCAAGATTTTCTGGGCCAATGGGCGCGCAGGGGGCAAGATTTTCTCGGCCAATGGGCGGCAGGGAGCAAGTTTTTCTCGGCCATTGGGCGGCGGGGCAAGTTTTTACGGGCCATTGGTGGCGCGGGGCAagtttttctgggccattgggcgGCAGGGGCAAGTTTTTACGGGCCATTGGGCggccggggcaagtttttctgGGCCAATGGGCGGCGGGGGCAAGTTTTACGGGCCAATGGGCGGGCCGGGGCAGAGTTTTACGGGCCATTGGGCGGCAGGGGCAAGTTTTTCTGGGCCAATGGGCGGCAGGGGCAAGTTTTCGGGCCATTGGGCGCGGGGGCAagtttttctgggccattgggcgcgcGGGGCAAGTTTTTCGGGCCAATGGGCGGGCGGGGGCAAGTTTTTACGGGCCATTGGGCGGCAGGGGCAAGTTTTTCTGGGCCAATGGGCGGCGGGGCAAGTTTTTCTGGGCCAATGGGCGCGCGGGGCAAGTTTTTACGGGCCATTGGGCGCGCAGGGGCAAAGTTTTTCTTGGCCATTGTGCTTGtggcggggcaagttttctgggccattgggcgTGGCGGGGCAAGTTTCCTAGGCCATTGGGCGcggcggggcaagttttctag